TGCAAAACAGGCAAATATAGACCCGCAGGCCCTTTCAAAAATGATCTCTAACGAGGATGTGCCTTTGATTGAGGCACTCGGAATTATTCTTAAAGCACTTGGATATCAACTCTCAATCCAGCCGATAAAACTTGAAGCCTCTAACCTTGGCAAATACACTGGTGGGTTAGACAGACAAAACACATCGGCGCATGTGGCGGAAAATTGAATGGATTAACAACAATAGTGAAACGAAATGCGCTCGCAAGTAGCAAAGTATTAAATGTTCTAAATTTAGCATGATTAAGGAGTCCGAAATTAAAAAATGGCCAATGAGTTGACAATCAAAGACTTGCACATCAGTGTGCAAGGAAACCCAATTATCAAAGGATTAAATTTAAGTGTCCAACAGGGTGAGATCC
This DNA window, taken from Candidatus Poribacteria bacterium, encodes the following:
- a CDS encoding helix-turn-helix domain-containing protein; this encodes MRTWRECLIEQLADRESAIAYLQAILEDYQIYKSRAVVRRSLLTVVEAQGGISEFAKQANIDPQALSKMISNEDVPLIEALGIILKALGYQLSIQPIKLEASNLGKYTGGLDRQNTSAHVAEN